One stretch of Cygnus olor isolate bCygOlo1 chromosome 1, bCygOlo1.pri.v2, whole genome shotgun sequence DNA includes these proteins:
- the ANKRD49 gene encoding ankyrin repeat domain-containing protein 49 isoform X3, with amino-acid sequence MSKSKHTAEKDVDERDDDSDELAEYTESFNQLELLETHRHLIPVGTQSCWSGQSDDEDDEQERSEEWYEMQEKKMEKNPEKLLLWAAENNRLSTVRRLLSEKLAPINARDEDQYTPLHRAAYSGHLDMARELVAQGADVHAQTVDGWTPLHSACKWNNTKVASFLLQQGADINAQTNGLLTPLHIAAGNKNSRETLELLLMNRYVKADLKNNLDETALDIARRTDVYHYLFEIVEDCINAVTP; translated from the exons ATGAGTAAAAGCAAACATACTGCTGAAAAGGACGTCGACGAAAGAGACGATGACAGCGATGAGCTAGCTGAGTACACGGAGAGCTTTaaccagctggagctgctggaaacGCACAGGCACTTGATTCCTGTGGGCACGCAGAGCTGTTGGTCAGGGCAATCGGATGACGAAGATGATGAACAAGAGAGAAGCGAGGAATGGtatgaaatgcaagaaaaaaagatggaaaaaaatccagagaaacTGCTACTCTGGGCAGCTGAAAACAATCGG CTGAGTACAGTGAGGAGGCTCCTTTCCGAAAAGCTGGCCCCCATTAATGCTCGTGACGAAGATCAATACACTCCTCTCCATCGAGCTGCCTATAGCGGGCACTTGGACATGGCACGGGAATTGGTTGCCCAAGGGGCAGATGTTCACGCACAGACGGTGGATGGCTGGACGCCCCTGCACAGCGCGTGCAAGTGGAACAACACGAAAGTGGCCTCGTTCTTACTTCAGCAGGGCGCAGACATCAACGCCCAGACAAACGGCTTGCTGACACCGCTGCATATCGctgcaggaaacaaaaacagcagagaaacccTTGAACTTTTGCTGATGAATCGCTATGTGAAAGCAgacttgaaaaataatctgGATGAAACTGCCCTCGACATTGCTAGGAGGACTGATGTATATCACTACCTTTTTGAAATAGTAGAAGACTGCATAAATGCTGTGACCCCTTAA
- the ANKRD49 gene encoding ankyrin repeat domain-containing protein 49 isoform X1 — protein MAPSAALARLPGSLSGAIGRPGVQSRPPGPRKGSPRRCCLKMSKSKHTAEKDVDERDDDSDELAEYTESFNQLELLETHRHLIPVGTQSCWSGQSDDEDDEQERSEEWYEMQEKKMEKNPEKLLLWAAENNRLSTVRRLLSEKLAPINARDEDQYTPLHRAAYSGHLDMARELVAQGADVHAQTVDGWTPLHSACKWNNTKVASFLLQQGADINAQTNGLLTPLHIAAGNKNSRETLELLLMNRYVKADLKNNLDETALDIARRTDVYHYLFEIVEDCINAVTP, from the exons ATGGCGCCGAGCGCCGCTCTCGCGAGACTTCCCGGCTCGCTCTCCGGCGCGATTGGCCGGCCGGGCGTTCAATCACGCCCGCCGGGCCCCCGGAAGGGTTCCCCGCGCAG ATGCTGCCTAAAAATGAGTAAAAGCAAACATACTGCTGAAAAGGACGTCGACGAAAGAGACGATGACAGCGATGAGCTAGCTGAGTACACGGAGAGCTTTaaccagctggagctgctggaaacGCACAGGCACTTGATTCCTGTGGGCACGCAGAGCTGTTGGTCAGGGCAATCGGATGACGAAGATGATGAACAAGAGAGAAGCGAGGAATGGtatgaaatgcaagaaaaaaagatggaaaaaaatccagagaaacTGCTACTCTGGGCAGCTGAAAACAATCGG CTGAGTACAGTGAGGAGGCTCCTTTCCGAAAAGCTGGCCCCCATTAATGCTCGTGACGAAGATCAATACACTCCTCTCCATCGAGCTGCCTATAGCGGGCACTTGGACATGGCACGGGAATTGGTTGCCCAAGGGGCAGATGTTCACGCACAGACGGTGGATGGCTGGACGCCCCTGCACAGCGCGTGCAAGTGGAACAACACGAAAGTGGCCTCGTTCTTACTTCAGCAGGGCGCAGACATCAACGCCCAGACAAACGGCTTGCTGACACCGCTGCATATCGctgcaggaaacaaaaacagcagagaaacccTTGAACTTTTGCTGATGAATCGCTATGTGAAAGCAgacttgaaaaataatctgGATGAAACTGCCCTCGACATTGCTAGGAGGACTGATGTATATCACTACCTTTTTGAAATAGTAGAAGACTGCATAAATGCTGTGACCCCTTAA
- the ANKRD49 gene encoding ankyrin repeat domain-containing protein 49 isoform X2, with protein MGDLWGLCAEAGGGAAFGCCLKMSKSKHTAEKDVDERDDDSDELAEYTESFNQLELLETHRHLIPVGTQSCWSGQSDDEDDEQERSEEWYEMQEKKMEKNPEKLLLWAAENNRLSTVRRLLSEKLAPINARDEDQYTPLHRAAYSGHLDMARELVAQGADVHAQTVDGWTPLHSACKWNNTKVASFLLQQGADINAQTNGLLTPLHIAAGNKNSRETLELLLMNRYVKADLKNNLDETALDIARRTDVYHYLFEIVEDCINAVTP; from the exons ATGGGAGACCTGTGGGGCTTGTGCGCTGAGGCAGGCGGTGGTGCTGCGTTCGG ATGCTGCCTAAAAATGAGTAAAAGCAAACATACTGCTGAAAAGGACGTCGACGAAAGAGACGATGACAGCGATGAGCTAGCTGAGTACACGGAGAGCTTTaaccagctggagctgctggaaacGCACAGGCACTTGATTCCTGTGGGCACGCAGAGCTGTTGGTCAGGGCAATCGGATGACGAAGATGATGAACAAGAGAGAAGCGAGGAATGGtatgaaatgcaagaaaaaaagatggaaaaaaatccagagaaacTGCTACTCTGGGCAGCTGAAAACAATCGG CTGAGTACAGTGAGGAGGCTCCTTTCCGAAAAGCTGGCCCCCATTAATGCTCGTGACGAAGATCAATACACTCCTCTCCATCGAGCTGCCTATAGCGGGCACTTGGACATGGCACGGGAATTGGTTGCCCAAGGGGCAGATGTTCACGCACAGACGGTGGATGGCTGGACGCCCCTGCACAGCGCGTGCAAGTGGAACAACACGAAAGTGGCCTCGTTCTTACTTCAGCAGGGCGCAGACATCAACGCCCAGACAAACGGCTTGCTGACACCGCTGCATATCGctgcaggaaacaaaaacagcagagaaacccTTGAACTTTTGCTGATGAATCGCTATGTGAAAGCAgacttgaaaaataatctgGATGAAACTGCCCTCGACATTGCTAGGAGGACTGATGTATATCACTACCTTTTTGAAATAGTAGAAGACTGCATAAATGCTGTGACCCCTTAA